The Porites lutea chromosome 4, jaPorLute2.1, whole genome shotgun sequence genome contains a region encoding:
- the LOC140935002 gene encoding uncharacterized protein gives MSVLKCINNKSKRFHTFESNRLTVIDNGSSHSEWYYVNRDNNPADDGSKGLKLDDMLKNDRWLRGPEFLWGNESLWPRMVEIPALKDDDPEVRKETQIYTVVVQSKYLEPLIARYSSWWKLERAVAWLLWYKAYLLLKVQLSKRSALVSSESQVQSSEVPFVKYGYLKVAELQEAEKEILKEVQQVSFPQVIEVLSSAGSCDADGCVKRVLRKAGMALHQLNPRLEDGLLRVCGRLALAPVPYEKKYPIILPYKHHVTDLIIKQYHESLGHMGQECVLSSLRETFWVVKGRSAVRRVLRRCIDCQRRNTPGRAVYGKFT, from the coding sequence ATGTCGGTGTTGAAGTGTATCAATAACAAATCAAAAAGATTCCACACGTTCGAATCCAATCGTTTGACGGTGATAGATAACGGATCTTCCCACTCCGAGTGGTATTATGTAAACAGAGATAATAATCCTGCAGATGATGGCTCAAAGGGACTTAAATTGGATGACATGTTAAAAAATGATCGTTGGTTGAGAGGTCCGGAGTTTCTTTGGGGAAACGAGAGCCTCTGGCCAAGGATGGTTGAAATTCCAGCATTGAAAGATGACGACCCTGAAGTCAGGAAGGAGACTCAGATTTACACCGTTGTTGTTCAAAGTAAATACCTGGAGCCCTTAATAGCACGCTACTCGTCTTGGTGGAAGTTGGAAAGGGCTGTAGCCTGGTTGTTGTGGTACAAGGCGTACCTTTTACTGAAAGTTCAGCTGAGTAAGAGGAGCGCTTTAGTTTCGAGTGAATCCCAAGTGCAGAGCAGCGAAGTGCCATTCGTGAAATATGGCTACTTGAAGGTGGCAGAGCTTCAGGAGGCCGAGAAGGAAATCCTCAAGGAAGTACAGCAAGTGTCTTTCCCTCAAGTCATCGAGGTTCTCTCATCAGCAGGAAGTTGCGATGCAGATGGTTGTGTTAAAAGGGTCCTTCGAAAGGCAGGAATGGCGTTGCATCAGCTCAACCCACGCTTAGAGGATGGTTTGCTGAGGGTTTGTGGCCGACTAGCACTTGCCCCGGTTCCTTATGAGAAGAAATACCCTATTATCCTTCCCTACAAGCATCATGTGACGGATCTGATTATCAAGCAGTATCATGAGAGTTTGGGTCACATGGGTCAAGAATGTGTTTTGTCTTCTTTAAGAGAAACATTCTGGGTGGTCAAAGGAAGGTCAGCAGTACGACGAGTGTTAAGGAGATGTATAGACTGTCAGCGAAGAAACACGCCCGGGAGAGCAGTTTATGGCAAATTTACCTGA
- the LOC140934348 gene encoding uncharacterized protein, whose protein sequence is MRAVHIEVAHSLDTDSMINALRRFISIHGFPEQIRSDRGTNFTSAERELKEAIEGWYQQKINSFCGQKMIKWIFNPPAASHMGGIWERMIQSVRQILRAMLKEQVVSDEVLSTVLAEVTNILNSRPLSRNSDSPLDEQPLTPNHLLHLRPCPSVPPGVFDKDDLTCRRAWRQAQYLANLFWRRWTREYLPTLLDRKKWTEPKRNLQIGDLVLVADETFSRAKWPLGRVVEVIATRDGWVHAAKVKTSATVATCAKRRYRREPVTAASTTILTRPVTKLCFLEMDGVADRVGPV, encoded by the coding sequence ATGCGAGCGGTCCATATAGAAGTGGCCCATTCTTTGGACACTGACTCAATGATAAATGCACTCAGAAGATTCATCAGTATTCATGGTTTTCCTGAGCAGATAAGAAGTGATCGAGGTACAAACTTTACTAGCGCAGAAAGGGAGTTAAAGGAAGCCATAGAGGGATGGTATCAGCAGAAGATCAACAGTTTTTGTGGACAGAAGATGATAAAATGGATTTTCAATCCACCAGCGGCGAGCCACATGGGCGGCATCTGGGAGCGGATGATACAATCTGTGCGCCAGATCTTGCGAGCGATGTTGAAGGAGCAGGTAGTCTCCGATGAGGTCCTCTCAACCGTTTTGGCAGAGGTGACGAATATTCTCAATTCCAGACCCCTCTCAAGAAATAGTGACAGTCCTTTAGACGAGCAACCATTAACCCCTAATCATTTGTTGCATCTGCGCCCGTGCCCAAGTGTACCTCCAGGGGTCTTCGACAAGGACGACCTCACCTGCAGACGTGCTTGGAGGCAAGCGCAGTATCTTGCCAATTTGTTCTGGCGTAGATGGACGAGAGAGTACCTGCCCACTCTGTTAGACAGGAAGAAGTGGACTGAGCCAAAAAGGAATTTACAGATTGGTGACTTGGTGCTTGTAGCAGACGAAACCTTTTCCAGAGCGAAGTGGCCGCTTGGAAGAGTTGTGGAAGTTATTGCGACTCGTGATGGGTGGGTGCACGCAGCGAAGGTGAAGACAAGTGCAACAGTAGCAACATGTGCCAAACGACGGTACAGAAGAGAACCTGTGACTGCAGCCAGTACCACCATACTTACACGCCCAGTTACCAAGTTATGTTTTCTGGAGATGGATGGAGTGGCCGATAGAGTAGGACCAGTTTAA